The following are encoded together in the Nocardia sp. XZ_19_385 genome:
- a CDS encoding PH domain-containing protein: protein MPVVRIWRREQPAADAPEWDLEVRPRRSVRTAWICATLVVVVFGIGGIWLRSGSTGVNFRIIDQFAMIGVGLLIAAGILTLTRPRLRVGAKGVMVRNILGDNLFTWEHVIGVSFPDRKSWARLELVDDEYVPLLAIRANDKAHAAQAMDRLRELGAKYTADQAAE from the coding sequence ATGCCCGTTGTGCGTATCTGGCGTCGTGAGCAACCGGCCGCGGACGCCCCCGAATGGGATCTCGAGGTGCGTCCGCGCCGCTCGGTCCGCACCGCCTGGATCTGCGCGACCCTGGTCGTCGTGGTCTTCGGCATCGGCGGTATCTGGCTGCGTTCCGGCTCCACCGGCGTGAACTTCCGGATCATCGACCAGTTCGCCATGATCGGCGTCGGCCTCCTCATCGCCGCCGGAATCCTGACCCTCACCCGCCCCCGCCTGCGCGTCGGCGCCAAGGGTGTCATGGTCCGGAACATCCTCGGCGACAACCTGTTCACCTGGGAACACGTCATCGGCGTCTCCTTCCCGGACCGGAAGTCCTGGGCTCGCCTGGAACTCGTCGACGACGAATACGTCCCACTGCTTGCCATCCGCGCCAACGACAAGGCGCACGCCGCACAGGCCATGGACCGCCTCCGCGAGCTCGGCGCGAAGTACACCGCGGATCAGGCCGCTGAGTGA
- a CDS encoding anti-sigma factor — MINISAEQGTSSPVEIRVAASVTQLPIVRGLAETLVLLSEFTLDEVADIRLAVDEVCSTLIAVAKPGSSLQCRFTIGDTELLVRVSGLAAAEGLPDQRSFGWHVLRTLTDSVQATQDPYDSAASGYPTTVEFRRVRGKA, encoded by the coding sequence GTGATCAATATTTCGGCGGAACAGGGGACCAGCTCCCCGGTGGAGATTCGGGTGGCCGCATCGGTCACACAGCTGCCCATCGTGCGCGGGCTCGCCGAAACTCTCGTGCTGCTCAGCGAATTCACCCTCGACGAGGTCGCCGACATCCGGCTGGCCGTCGACGAGGTGTGCTCCACGCTGATCGCGGTCGCGAAGCCGGGCTCGAGCCTGCAGTGCCGGTTCACCATCGGTGACACCGAGCTACTGGTGCGCGTCAGCGGGCTCGCGGCAGCCGAGGGATTGCCGGACCAGCGCAGCTTCGGCTGGCATGTGCTGCGGACCCTCACCGATTCGGTGCAGGCGACGCAAGACCCGTACGACTCGGCGGCTTCCGGATATCCGACGACGGTGGAGTTCCGTCGCGTCCGGGGGAAGGCGTAG
- a CDS encoding transcription antitermination factor NusB has protein sequence MPKSAGKSGGSKAGAPQKDRETAQPGSRSGVDPVRLVARDVLRAVRERDAYANLVLPTLLRERGISGRDAALATELTYGACRSLGLLDAVIEAGSGRPVEEIDGGLLDVMRLGVYQLLRTRIGAHAAVDTSVAMARNEFGQGRSGFVNAVLRRAGEKTAEQWVEELAPADPVGRLAFEFAHPVWIAQAFADALGVRAGELADLLAADDARPLVHLVARPGEISAEELALVTGGEEGKWSPYAVYLDGGDPGKLEPVRERLASVQDEGSQLVALSLTRAPLEGPDGGRWLDLCAGPGGKAALLGALAAIDQFKVDAVEPSEHRAELVRKSTKDLPVEVHVVDGRNSGLTPGYDRILVDAPCSGLGALRRRPEARWRRTPADVRELVVLQRELLSAAWELLRPGGVVVYSTCSPHLAETVSVVGDFVRRSGAVELDTRELLPGVTDIGDGPGAQLWPHRHGTDAMFLVALRKPL, from the coding sequence GTGCCCAAGTCGGCAGGTAAATCCGGCGGTTCGAAAGCTGGTGCACCGCAGAAGGATCGGGAGACCGCCCAGCCGGGTAGCCGGAGCGGTGTAGACCCGGTGCGGCTGGTTGCGCGGGATGTTCTGCGGGCCGTGCGGGAACGGGACGCATACGCGAACCTGGTGCTGCCGACTTTGCTTCGGGAGCGCGGGATCTCGGGTCGTGATGCGGCGCTGGCGACGGAGCTCACCTACGGTGCGTGCCGGTCGCTTGGATTGCTCGACGCGGTGATCGAAGCCGGTTCGGGTCGGCCGGTCGAGGAGATCGACGGCGGATTGCTGGATGTGATGCGGCTGGGCGTGTATCAGTTGTTGCGTACTCGGATCGGGGCGCATGCCGCGGTCGACACCTCGGTGGCGATGGCGCGCAACGAGTTCGGGCAGGGGCGTTCCGGTTTTGTGAACGCCGTGCTGCGCCGGGCGGGGGAGAAGACGGCCGAGCAGTGGGTCGAGGAGTTGGCCCCGGCGGATCCGGTGGGGCGCTTGGCTTTCGAGTTCGCGCATCCGGTGTGGATCGCGCAGGCGTTCGCGGACGCGCTCGGGGTGCGGGCCGGGGAACTCGCTGATCTGCTGGCCGCCGATGATGCTCGGCCGCTGGTGCACCTCGTCGCGCGGCCGGGTGAGATCTCCGCGGAGGAGCTCGCTCTCGTCACCGGGGGTGAAGAGGGCAAGTGGTCGCCGTACGCGGTGTACCTCGACGGCGGCGACCCCGGAAAGCTGGAGCCGGTGCGCGAACGCCTGGCGAGCGTGCAGGACGAGGGCAGCCAGTTGGTCGCGCTCAGCTTGACGCGCGCTCCGCTGGAAGGCCCGGACGGCGGTCGCTGGCTGGACCTGTGCGCGGGACCGGGCGGCAAGGCGGCCCTGTTGGGTGCGCTCGCGGCGATCGACCAATTCAAGGTCGACGCGGTCGAGCCTTCCGAGCATCGCGCCGAGCTGGTCCGAAAGTCCACGAAGGATCTCCCGGTCGAAGTCCATGTCGTGGACGGCCGGAACAGCGGCTTGACCCCGGGCTACGACCGCATTCTGGTCGACGCACCATGCTCCGGTCTCGGCGCGCTGCGTCGGCGTCCAGAGGCGCGGTGGCGGCGCACCCCGGCCGACGTTCGCGAATTGGTCGTGCTGCAACGCGAGTTGCTTTCCGCCGCATGGGAATTGCTGCGTCCGGGTGGCGTGGTCGTCTACTCGACCTGCTCGCCGCACCTGGCCGAAACGGTTTCCGTCGTGGGTGATTTCGTTCGCCGCTCCGGCGCGGTCGAACTCGACACTCGCGAACTGCTCCCCGGTGTCACCGATATCGGCGACGGCCCGGGCGCACAGCTGTGGCCGCACCGCCACGGCACCGACGCCATGTTCCTGGTGGCGCTGCGTAAACCGCTGTAG
- a CDS encoding bifunctional 3,4-dihydroxy-2-butanone-4-phosphate synthase/GTP cyclohydrolase II produces MTRFDTIERAVADIAAGKAVVVVDDEDRENEGDLIFAAEKATPELVAFMIRYTSGYICVPLIGDDCDRLGLPPMYAQNQDKHGTAYTVSVDAREGITTGISGADRATTMRLLADPDAKADDLTRPGHVVPLRAKDGGVLRRPGHTEAAVDLSRMAGLRPAGVICEIVSQKDEGHMARTEELRIFADEHDLALISIADMIAWRRKHEKQVVRVAEARIPTAHGEFRAVGYQSIYDDVEHVALVRGDISDGEDVLVRVHSECLTGDVFGSLRCDCGPQLDAALEMVANEGRGVVLYMRGHEGRGIGLMHKLQAYQLQDSGRDTVDANLDLGLPADARDYGTGAQILVDLGIKSMRLLTNNPAKRVGLDGYGLRITERVPMPLRANAENLRYLRTKRDRMGHDLIGLDELDLGETAQ; encoded by the coding sequence GTGACCAGGTTCGACACCATCGAGCGCGCAGTCGCCGACATCGCCGCCGGTAAGGCCGTCGTCGTCGTGGACGACGAGGACCGTGAGAACGAGGGCGACCTCATCTTCGCGGCGGAGAAGGCCACCCCCGAGCTGGTCGCCTTCATGATTCGCTACACCTCCGGCTACATCTGTGTGCCGCTCATCGGTGACGACTGCGACCGCCTCGGCCTGCCGCCGATGTACGCGCAGAACCAGGACAAGCACGGCACCGCCTACACCGTGTCGGTCGACGCGCGCGAAGGCATCACCACCGGCATCTCCGGCGCCGACCGCGCCACCACCATGCGCCTGCTCGCCGACCCCGACGCCAAGGCCGACGACCTGACCCGTCCCGGTCACGTGGTTCCGTTGCGCGCCAAGGACGGTGGCGTGCTGCGCCGCCCCGGCCACACCGAAGCCGCGGTCGACCTGTCCCGGATGGCGGGCCTGCGCCCGGCCGGTGTCATCTGCGAGATCGTCAGCCAGAAGGACGAGGGCCACATGGCCCGCACCGAAGAGCTACGTATCTTCGCCGACGAGCACGATCTGGCGCTGATCTCCATCGCCGACATGATCGCCTGGCGGCGCAAGCACGAGAAGCAGGTCGTCCGCGTCGCCGAGGCCCGCATCCCCACCGCGCACGGTGAATTCCGCGCAGTCGGTTACCAGAGCATCTACGACGACGTCGAGCACGTCGCGCTGGTGCGCGGCGATATCAGCGACGGCGAGGACGTGCTGGTCCGCGTGCACTCGGAATGCCTCACCGGCGACGTGTTCGGCTCGCTGCGCTGCGACTGCGGCCCGCAGCTGGACGCCGCACTGGAAATGGTGGCCAACGAGGGCCGCGGCGTGGTGCTGTACATGCGCGGGCACGAGGGCCGCGGCATCGGCCTGATGCACAAGCTGCAGGCCTACCAGCTGCAGGACTCCGGCCGCGACACCGTCGACGCCAACCTCGACCTCGGCCTGCCCGCCGACGCGCGCGACTACGGCACCGGCGCGCAGATCCTGGTCGACCTCGGCATCAAGTCCATGCGCCTGCTCACCAACAACCCGGCCAAGCGCGTCGGCCTGGACGGCTACGGCCTGCGGATCACCGAGCGGGTCCCGATGCCGTTGCGCGCCAACGCCGAAAACCTGCGGTACCTGCGCACCAAGCGGGACCGGATGGGGCACGACCTGATCGGGCTGGACGAGCTCGACCTCGGCGAGACGGCACAGTAA
- a CDS encoding gamma-glutamyltransferase family protein yields MKRTRGRWVGAGAALTLVVGIVTGCSGEDAQAAGPCGESPNGTPVTAAPASGTGSTNIATNPEIASGYRSGMKAVRTKTYAVSTANPISTKAACEVLNKGGTAADALIAAQAVLGLVEPQASGIGGGGFLLYYDAASKGIEAYDGREIAPAAATENYLRWVSDEDRTEPKPNTRASGRSIGVPGILRMLELAHREHGKTSWRELFDPAIGLADRGFEISPRLAGQIAESAKDLATDEAAKAYFLNPDGSGKKVNTLLTNPGMSKTLSAIASDGADAFYTGAIAQAIVDAAASTAGGRTGGQLTMADLAGYQPKKRTALCSGYRVHEVCGMPAPSSGGSTVAATLGILENFDLAALKPDALDANGGKPKAEAVHLIAEAERLAYADRNKYVADEDFIPLPGGSMQTLIDKNYLKQRAGLINPSRSMGTAQPGDFGPVPLGVGQQPPEHGTSHISVVDKYGNAAALTTTVESAFGSFHVVDGFVLNNQLTDFAADPLGADGAPVANRIQPNKRPRSSMAPTLVFDRAPDGARGALTHITGSPGGSVIIQFVVKTLVGLLDWGLDPQQAVSAVSFGAGNTPSTGIGGEHPAINATNKGDSDPLVIRLREMGHQVSVTPQVSGLSTLKLDPSGGWIGGADPRREGAVFGDVR; encoded by the coding sequence ATGAAGCGCACACGCGGTAGGTGGGTTGGCGCTGGGGCGGCGTTGACGCTTGTAGTCGGGATCGTCACCGGGTGTTCCGGGGAGGACGCGCAGGCCGCCGGGCCGTGCGGAGAATCGCCGAACGGAACCCCGGTAACGGCAGCCCCGGCGAGCGGGACCGGGTCGACGAATATCGCGACGAATCCGGAGATCGCGTCCGGATATCGGTCCGGGATGAAAGCCGTCCGGACCAAGACCTACGCGGTGTCCACGGCCAACCCGATTTCCACCAAGGCCGCGTGTGAGGTGCTGAACAAGGGCGGGACGGCGGCGGATGCGCTGATCGCCGCGCAGGCGGTACTCGGGCTCGTCGAGCCGCAGGCCTCCGGGATCGGTGGCGGCGGGTTCCTGCTGTACTACGACGCGGCCAGCAAGGGCATCGAAGCCTATGACGGACGCGAGATCGCGCCGGCGGCGGCCACCGAGAACTATCTGCGCTGGGTCAGCGACGAGGACCGCACCGAACCCAAGCCGAACACCCGGGCCAGTGGACGCTCCATCGGCGTCCCCGGGATTCTGCGGATGCTGGAGCTCGCGCACCGGGAGCACGGGAAGACCTCGTGGCGGGAGTTGTTCGATCCGGCAATCGGCTTGGCGGACCGCGGCTTCGAGATCAGCCCCCGGCTGGCCGGGCAGATCGCCGAGTCCGCGAAAGATCTCGCCACCGACGAAGCGGCCAAGGCGTACTTCCTGAATCCGGACGGGTCTGGGAAGAAGGTCAACACGCTGCTGACCAACCCGGGCATGTCGAAGACGTTGAGCGCCATCGCCTCCGACGGCGCGGACGCGTTCTACACCGGCGCCATCGCGCAGGCCATCGTCGACGCCGCGGCCTCCACCGCCGGTGGGCGCACGGGCGGCCAGCTCACCATGGCCGATCTCGCCGGATATCAGCCGAAGAAGCGCACCGCGCTGTGCTCGGGTTACCGCGTCCACGAGGTCTGCGGCATGCCCGCGCCCTCCTCCGGCGGCAGCACGGTCGCCGCTACGCTGGGCATCCTGGAGAACTTCGATCTGGCCGCACTGAAGCCCGACGCACTCGACGCCAACGGCGGCAAGCCGAAAGCCGAAGCGGTGCACCTGATCGCGGAGGCCGAGCGGCTCGCCTACGCCGACCGCAACAAGTATGTCGCCGACGAGGACTTCATCCCGCTGCCCGGCGGTTCCATGCAGACCCTGATCGACAAGAACTACCTCAAGCAGCGCGCCGGACTGATCAACCCGAGCCGCAGCATGGGCACCGCCCAGCCGGGCGACTTCGGCCCGGTCCCGCTCGGCGTGGGCCAGCAGCCGCCCGAACACGGCACCAGCCACATCTCCGTGGTCGACAAATACGGCAACGCGGCAGCATTGACCACCACCGTCGAATCCGCCTTCGGCTCGTTCCACGTCGTCGACGGCTTCGTCCTCAACAACCAGCTCACCGACTTCGCCGCCGACCCCCTCGGCGCCGACGGCGCACCGGTCGCCAACCGCATCCAGCCGAACAAACGCCCCCGCAGCTCGATGGCCCCGACCCTGGTCTTCGATCGGGCCCCGGACGGCGCGCGTGGCGCCCTCACCCACATCACCGGCTCCCCCGGCGGCTCGGTCATCATCCAGTTCGTCGTCAAAACCCTTGTCGGCCTCCTGGACTGGGGCCTGGACCCGCAACAAGCGGTCTCCGCCGTCTCCTTCGGCGCGGGCAACACCCCGTCCACCGGAATCGGCGGCGAACACCCCGCCATCAACGCGACAAACAAGGGCGATAGCGACCCACTCGTCATCCGCCTGCGCGAAATGGGCCACCAGGTCTCGGTAACACCCCAGGTCAGTGGCCTCAGCACCCTGAAACTCGACCCGAGCGGCGGCTGGATCGGCGGCGCCGACCCCCGCCGCGAAGGAGCCGTCTTCGGCGACGTCCGCTAA
- the rpe gene encoding ribulose-phosphate 3-epimerase, which translates to MIAPSILSADFARLADETRAVATADWLHVDVMDAHFVPNLTLGLPVVQSLLKATDIPLDCHLMIEDPGRWAPPYAEAGAYNVTFHAEATDDPVAVARDIRAAGAKAGLSVKPNTPIEPYLEILKSFDTLLVMSVEPGFGGQSFISHVLEKARIVRNLVDSGELRLIVEIDGGINADTIEQAAEAGIDCFVAGSAVYNTADPGATVEKLRHQAAAHWL; encoded by the coding sequence ATGATCGCCCCCTCCATCCTGTCCGCCGACTTCGCTCGTCTCGCGGACGAGACCCGGGCCGTCGCGACCGCCGACTGGTTGCACGTCGATGTGATGGACGCGCACTTCGTGCCGAACCTGACGCTGGGCCTGCCGGTGGTGCAGAGCCTGTTGAAGGCCACCGACATTCCGCTGGATTGCCATCTGATGATCGAGGATCCGGGTCGCTGGGCGCCGCCGTACGCCGAGGCGGGCGCGTACAACGTGACCTTCCACGCGGAAGCCACCGACGATCCGGTGGCGGTGGCGCGCGACATCCGTGCCGCGGGTGCGAAGGCCGGGCTGTCGGTGAAGCCGAACACCCCGATCGAGCCGTATCTGGAGATCCTGAAGAGCTTCGACACACTGCTGGTGATGAGCGTGGAGCCGGGATTCGGTGGGCAGTCGTTCATTTCGCACGTGCTGGAGAAGGCGCGCATCGTGCGCAACCTGGTCGACTCCGGTGAGCTGCGGTTGATCGTGGAGATCGACGGCGGAATCAACGCCGACACCATCGAGCAGGCAGCGGAGGCGGGTATCGACTGCTTCGTCGCCGGATCGGCGGTCTACAACACGGCCGATCCCGGCGCGACGGTGGAGAAGCTGCGGCATCAGGCCGCGGCACACTGGCTGTGA
- a CDS encoding MmcQ/YjbR family DNA-binding protein: protein MGITWQRVVELATELPGVAESTWWRSPALKVGKKGFARLRDEAEGGLVLQCEMVEKEALLASGDPTFYTTPHYDGYPYILIDLDRIHEDQLRELLDAAWWLSAPAKLRKQREQQSR from the coding sequence ATGGGAATCACGTGGCAACGCGTCGTCGAACTGGCCACCGAGCTGCCGGGCGTGGCGGAATCCACGTGGTGGCGGAGCCCGGCGCTGAAGGTCGGTAAGAAGGGTTTCGCGCGGTTGCGCGACGAGGCGGAGGGCGGACTCGTGCTGCAATGCGAGATGGTGGAGAAGGAAGCGCTCCTGGCGTCGGGCGATCCGACCTTCTACACCACCCCGCACTACGACGGGTATCCGTACATCCTCATCGACCTGGACCGCATCCACGAGGATCAGCTGCGCGAATTGCTGGACGCGGCCTGGTGGCTGTCCGCGCCGGCGAAACTTCGCAAGCAGCGCGAACAGCAATCGAGGTAA
- the ribH gene encoding 6,7-dimethyl-8-ribityllumazine synthase has protein sequence MSGTGVPSFELSDAKDLRLGIVASRWHTEICDTLVANAERVAKEAGVQHVTTVRCAGAMELPVVAQELARTHDAVVALGVVIRGGTPHFEYVCDAVTAGLTRVSLDAATPVTNGVLTTNTEEQALDRAGLPGSAEDKGEQAAQAALDAALTLRALRESF, from the coding sequence ATGAGCGGCACCGGCGTACCCAGCTTCGAGCTGTCGGATGCCAAGGACCTCCGGCTCGGCATCGTCGCCTCGCGCTGGCACACCGAGATCTGCGACACCCTGGTGGCCAACGCCGAGCGGGTGGCCAAGGAAGCCGGCGTCCAGCACGTGACCACGGTCCGCTGCGCGGGCGCCATGGAGCTGCCGGTCGTCGCCCAGGAATTGGCTCGCACCCATGACGCGGTGGTCGCCCTCGGCGTCGTGATCCGCGGCGGCACACCGCATTTCGAGTACGTGTGCGATGCGGTCACCGCCGGTCTCACTCGCGTTTCGCTCGATGCCGCGACGCCGGTCACCAACGGTGTGCTCACCACCAACACCGAAGAACAGGCCCTCGACCGCGCCGGCCTGCCCGGCTCCGCCGAGGACAAGGGCGAGCAGGCCGCCCAGGCCGCTCTCGACGCCGCGCTGACGCTGCGCGCGCTACGAGAGTCGTTCTGA
- a CDS encoding riboflavin synthase, producing the protein MFTGIVEELGEIVATEPLADAARLTIRGKLVTSDAGHGDSIAVNGVCLTVVDVIDGDSFTVDVMQETLNRSSIGGLSAGSRVNLERAAALNSRLGGHLVQGHVDGTGTVLARTPSENWEVVRVSLPDAIARYVVQKGSITVDGISLTVSGLGQSEDPAADGNRDWFEVSLIPTTLSMTNLGAAAVGTKVNLEVDVIAKYVERLQQRG; encoded by the coding sequence ATGTTCACAGGCATCGTCGAGGAGCTTGGCGAGATCGTCGCCACCGAGCCGCTGGCCGACGCCGCGCGCCTCACCATCCGGGGCAAGCTCGTCACCTCCGATGCCGGACACGGGGACTCCATCGCGGTCAACGGCGTCTGCCTCACCGTCGTGGACGTCATCGACGGCGACAGCTTCACCGTCGACGTGATGCAGGAGACCCTGAACCGCTCCAGCATCGGCGGCCTCAGCGCCGGCTCGCGGGTCAACCTGGAGCGCGCCGCCGCGCTGAACAGCCGCCTCGGCGGGCACCTGGTGCAGGGCCACGTCGACGGCACCGGCACCGTCCTCGCCCGCACGCCCTCGGAGAACTGGGAGGTCGTGCGCGTCTCGCTGCCTGACGCCATCGCGCGCTACGTGGTGCAGAAGGGCTCGATCACCGTCGACGGGATCTCGCTCACCGTCTCCGGCCTCGGCCAGTCCGAGGACCCCGCCGCCGACGGCAATCGCGACTGGTTCGAGGTGTCGCTCATCCCGACCACGCTGTCCATGACCAACCTCGGCGCCGCCGCTGTCGGCACCAAGGTCAATCTCGAGGTCGACGTGATCGCCAAGTACGTCGAACGATTGCAGCAGCGCGGTTGA
- the uvrC gene encoding excinuclease ABC subunit UvrC encodes MADPATYRPGPGTIPVGPGVYKFRDAHRRVIYVGKAKSLRSRLNSYFADVASLHPRTRQMVTTAAGVEWTVVSTEVEALQLEYNWIKEFDPRFNVRYRDDKSYPVLAVTLNEEFPRLFVYRGARKKGVRYFGPYAHAWAIRETLDLLLRVFPARTCSNGVFKRHNQIGRPCLLGYIDKCAAPCVGRVSADEHRKIVEDFCDFLAGRTDRMVRELERRMQDAAEDLDFETAARLRDDVQALRRALEKQAVVLGDGTDADVIAFATDELQVSVQIFHVRDGRVRGQRGWVVDKSGDAIDAPEAGGEMAALVEQFLTQFYIEQVAVAEQSVEEQAATVVPREVLVPELPADAEQIQEWLSKLRGSGVKLRVPQRGDKKALAETVQRNAMGALAQHKLKRAGDLTSRSAALQDIQDALELDSAPLRIECVDISHVQGTDVVASLVVFEDGLPRKSEYRHFAIKEAAGEGRSDDVGSIREVTRRRFWRLRKEREELEAAELQAARSVPSDDELANPDSSALEIDEDGLDGTLDPDDLNPAPGIDPRTGRPRKFAYPPNLYVVDGGAPQVAAAAEVLDDLGITDVAVIGLAKRLEEVWVPGEPDPLIMPRNSEALFLLQRVRDEAHRFAITFHRSKRSRRMTASALDSVKGLGQSRRTALVTHFGSVAKLKEATIEQITEVPGIGVATAKAVLEALESDQPGATRGPASDN; translated from the coding sequence GTGGCAGATCCAGCGACGTACCGGCCTGGGCCGGGGACGATTCCCGTCGGACCCGGGGTGTACAAGTTCCGGGACGCGCATCGGCGGGTTATCTATGTCGGCAAGGCGAAGAGCCTGCGAAGCAGGCTGAATTCGTACTTCGCCGATGTGGCGTCGCTGCATCCGCGGACCCGCCAGATGGTCACCACCGCGGCCGGCGTCGAGTGGACGGTCGTCTCCACCGAGGTGGAGGCGCTGCAGCTGGAATACAACTGGATCAAGGAGTTCGATCCGCGCTTCAACGTGCGGTATCGCGACGACAAGTCCTATCCGGTGCTCGCGGTCACCCTCAACGAGGAATTCCCGCGGCTGTTCGTCTATCGCGGCGCCCGGAAGAAGGGTGTGCGGTACTTCGGGCCGTACGCCCACGCCTGGGCGATCCGGGAAACCTTGGATCTGCTGCTGCGCGTGTTCCCGGCGCGTACCTGTTCGAACGGAGTCTTCAAGCGGCACAACCAGATCGGGCGCCCGTGTCTGCTCGGGTACATCGACAAGTGTGCCGCGCCCTGCGTCGGGCGCGTGAGTGCCGACGAGCACCGCAAGATCGTGGAGGACTTCTGCGACTTCCTGGCCGGCCGAACCGACCGGATGGTCCGGGAACTGGAACGGCGCATGCAGGACGCCGCCGAGGATCTCGATTTCGAGACCGCCGCCCGCCTGCGCGATGACGTGCAGGCCTTGCGCCGCGCGCTGGAGAAGCAGGCGGTGGTGCTCGGCGACGGCACCGACGCCGACGTGATCGCCTTCGCCACCGACGAACTCCAGGTCTCGGTGCAGATCTTCCACGTCCGCGACGGCCGGGTGCGCGGCCAGCGCGGCTGGGTGGTCGACAAATCCGGTGACGCCATCGACGCCCCCGAGGCCGGTGGCGAGATGGCCGCCCTGGTGGAGCAGTTCCTCACGCAGTTCTACATCGAGCAGGTCGCGGTGGCCGAGCAGTCGGTCGAGGAGCAGGCGGCCACCGTGGTGCCGCGTGAGGTGCTCGTCCCCGAGCTGCCCGCCGACGCCGAGCAGATTCAGGAGTGGCTGAGCAAGCTGCGCGGCTCGGGCGTCAAGCTCCGTGTTCCCCAGCGCGGCGACAAGAAAGCCCTCGCCGAAACCGTGCAGCGCAATGCGATGGGCGCGCTGGCCCAGCACAAACTCAAGCGCGCCGGCGATCTGACCTCGAGATCAGCTGCCCTGCAAGATATTCAAGACGCCCTCGAACTGGACAGCGCCCCGCTGCGGATCGAATGCGTCGACATCAGTCACGTCCAGGGCACCGATGTGGTGGCCTCCCTGGTGGTGTTCGAGGACGGGCTGCCCCGGAAATCCGAGTACCGCCACTTCGCCATCAAGGAGGCGGCGGGGGAGGGCCGCTCCGACGATGTCGGCAGCATCCGTGAGGTGACCCGGCGGCGGTTCTGGCGACTCCGTAAGGAACGCGAGGAGTTGGAAGCCGCCGAATTGCAGGCGGCGCGAAGCGTTCCCAGCGACGACGAACTCGCGAACCCCGATTCGAGCGCGCTCGAAATCGATGAGGACGGACTGGACGGCACCCTCGATCCGGACGATCTCAACCCGGCCCCCGGTATCGATCCGCGCACCGGCCGCCCGCGCAAGTTCGCTTACCCGCCGAACCTCTATGTCGTCGACGGCGGCGCACCCCAGGTCGCGGCGGCCGCCGAGGTCCTCGACGATCTCGGCATCACCGATGTCGCCGTCATCGGCCTGGCCAAACGCCTCGAAGAGGTCTGGGTCCCAGGCGAACCCGACCCGTTGATCATGCCGCGCAACAGCGAGGCCCTGTTCCTGCTGCAGCGGGTCCGCGACGAGGCGCACCGCTTCGCCATCACTTTTCATCGCAGCAAACGATCCCGCCGGATGACCGCCTCCGCCTTGGACTCGGTCAAAGGCCTCGGTCAATCTCGCCGCACGGCCCTGGTCACGCACTTCGGGTCGGTCGCCAAACTCAAGGAGGCAACTATCGAGCAGATCACCGAGGTCCCAGGGATCGGCGTCGCCACGGCAAAAGCGGTTCTCGAGGCTCTCGAGTCGGACCAACCGGGCGCGACACGCGGCCCAGCGAGCGACAATTGA
- a CDS encoding RNA polymerase sigma factor SigF, with translation MAEEETVFDPERKDDQPGTGEAPAPAADAAPQEAEPAPEEAEEDTEIVEEVGSSSGYDDLGALFERLAAATAGTPKHNALRDELISRCIPLADHIARKFSGRGEPFDDLTQVARVGLVHAVDRFDPARGSNFLSFAVPTIMGEVRRYFRDNTWAMRVPRRVKETHLRIGAAIDALSQTLGRSPTAKEIAAHLDVDPDEVTQAVIAGNAYQPSSIDAASLGRDTDASLLDTLGEEEGQFERVEEYVAIRPLLAGLPERERRILTMRFFESMTQTQIAKQMGISQMHVSRILTKTLARLRELSERE, from the coding sequence GTGGCGGAAGAAGAGACAGTGTTCGACCCGGAGCGCAAGGACGACCAGCCCGGCACCGGCGAAGCACCCGCACCGGCGGCCGATGCCGCGCCACAAGAGGCGGAACCGGCCCCCGAGGAGGCCGAGGAAGACACCGAAATCGTCGAGGAGGTCGGCTCGTCTTCCGGGTACGACGATCTCGGCGCGCTGTTCGAACGGCTCGCCGCCGCGACCGCGGGCACCCCGAAGCACAATGCGCTACGCGACGAACTGATCAGCCGCTGCATCCCGCTCGCCGACCACATCGCCCGCAAATTCAGCGGTCGTGGCGAGCCGTTCGACGACCTCACCCAGGTGGCGCGCGTCGGTCTGGTGCACGCGGTGGACCGGTTCGACCCGGCCCGTGGCTCGAACTTCCTGTCCTTCGCGGTCCCGACGATCATGGGCGAGGTCCGGAGATACTTCCGGGACAACACCTGGGCGATGCGAGTCCCGCGCCGCGTCAAGGAAACTCACCTGCGCATCGGTGCGGCGATCGACGCGCTCTCCCAGACGCTGGGGCGCTCCCCCACCGCCAAGGAGATCGCGGCGCACCTCGATGTCGATCCGGACGAGGTCACCCAGGCGGTGATCGCGGGCAACGCCTACCAGCCGAGCTCGATCGACGCCGCCTCGCTCGGACGCGACACCGACGCCTCGCTGCTGGACACCCTCGGCGAGGAGGAAGGGCAGTTCGAACGGGTCGAGGAGTACGTCGCGATCCGGCCGCTGCTGGCGGGTCTGCCCGAGCGCGAACGCCGCATCCTCACCATGCGTTTCTTCGAGTCGATGACCCAGACCCAGATCGCCAAGCAGATGGGCATCTCCCAGATGCACGTCTCCCGGATCCTGACGAAAACCCTTGCCCGCCTGCGCGAACTGTCGGAGCGCGAGTAG